The following is a genomic window from Atribacterota bacterium.
GATAATAAAAATAGATAAAAAGAAAACAGTAGCACAGGTTTTTAATAATATCTTTAGATTATTTGAAAAAAGCGGTATTGTATATGGATTAGGTAATACCAGGGGCTTTGGATTGGATATTATGGAACACTTGAAAGAAAAGGGAGAAAAGAAATGATTTATCAGGCAATTGGCATCGGTATTGCAATAGGTTTCTTATTTTACGAATTGGTTGGATTATCACCAGGGGGTATAGTTGTCCCCGGGTATATCGCACTTTTTATTGATCAACCTATCAGAGTTGTTATCACAGTGGGTATAGCCATATTAACTTACTATATTGTTAATTTTCTCTCTAATTATCTAATATTATATGGGAAACGAAGATTTTTAAGTATGATACTGATTAGTTTTTTAGTTAAATGGCTGGTGGAAAGTTTCGTTTTTCAATTCCCGGCAGCAAATATTGAGCTTCAAAGTATTGGTTATATTATCCCGGGATTACTGGCAAATGAAATGAACAGACAGGGTATTATTCCTACCCTACTGGCCATGAGCATCGTAGCAATACTGGTTAGGCTTATTCTATATCTTTTTATTTTTTAACCAGCAAAAAATAACTCAATAAATA
Proteins encoded in this region:
- the pgsC gene encoding poly-gamma-glutamate biosynthesis protein PgsC — protein: MIYQAIGIGIAIGFLFYELVGLSPGGIVVPGYIALFIDQPIRVVITVGIAILTYYIVNFLSNYLILYGKRRFLSMILISFLVKWLVESFVFQFPAANIELQSIGYIIPGLLANEMNRQGIIPTLLAMSIVAILVRLILYLFIF